In the Pseudothauera hydrothermalis genome, one interval contains:
- a CDS encoding TOBE domain-containing protein encodes MTPQCPERLLGRLSIDAPAGSALSDTRVRLLEAIDRLGSINQAAKAVPLSYKAAWDAVDTMNNLSPEPLVVRVTGGRQGGGTLLTDYGRRMVAMYRALEIETQAALERVAARLADDGPVSIDEFRRLMQRMAMKTSARNQFSGPIVALRDGEVDYEVRLRLDKHTEIVAVITKASAENLALAIGKEVFALVKSSSVLLSTDSEIRLTARNQLWGEVSAIHEGSVNDEVTLLLPSGKNVTAVVTHGSCENLGLAVGTRACAIFKSSSVILATYD; translated from the coding sequence ATGACCCCGCAATGTCCCGAGCGCCTGCTGGGCCGCCTGTCGATCGATGCCCCTGCCGGCAGCGCGCTGTCCGACACCCGGGTGCGCCTGCTGGAGGCGATCGACCGCCTCGGCTCGATCAACCAGGCCGCCAAGGCGGTGCCATTGTCATACAAGGCGGCGTGGGATGCGGTGGACACCATGAACAACCTGTCGCCCGAGCCGCTGGTGGTACGCGTCACAGGCGGGCGCCAGGGCGGCGGCACGCTGCTCACCGACTACGGCCGGCGCATGGTGGCGATGTACCGCGCGCTGGAGATCGAGACCCAGGCGGCGCTGGAGCGCGTGGCCGCGCGCCTGGCCGACGACGGTCCGGTGAGCATCGACGAGTTCCGCCGTCTGATGCAGCGCATGGCCATGAAGACCAGCGCACGCAACCAGTTCTCCGGCCCCATCGTAGCGCTGCGTGACGGCGAGGTGGATTACGAGGTGCGCCTGCGCCTGGACAAGCACACCGAGATCGTCGCGGTGATCACCAAGGCCAGCGCCGAGAACCTCGCCCTGGCGATCGGCAAGGAGGTGTTCGCCCTGGTCAAGTCCTCCTCGGTGCTGCTGTCCACCGACAGCGAGATCCGCCTGACCGCGCGCAACCAGCTGTGGGGCGAGGTCTCCGCCATCCATGAAGGGTCGGTGAATGACGAGGTCACCCTGCTGCTGCCTTCGGGCAAGAACGTGACTGCCGTGGTCACCCACGGCAGCTGCGAGAACCTCGGCCTGGCGGTCGGCACCCGCGCCTGCGCCATCTTCAAGTCGTCCAGCGTGATTCTGGCGACCTACGACTGA
- the modA gene encoding molybdate ABC transporter substrate-binding protein: MNRLLARLLSASALLVSTLSAHAAEVQVAVAANFTAPMQKIVAAFERDTGHRALVSFGATGKLYAQVVNGAPFEVFLAADERAPARLANEGHALAESRFTYAIGRLVLWSPKEGYVDRAGEVLRRGEFRHLAIASPKTAPYGAAAMEVLARMGLTDALRGKLVTGENISQTYQFVFTGNAELGFVALSQVSEDGRLKSGSAWEVPAELHAEMRQDAVILAKGRDNPAAAALVEYLKGETAAAIIRAYGYSL; the protein is encoded by the coding sequence ATGAACCGCCTGCTCGCCAGACTGCTGTCCGCATCCGCCTTGCTCGTGTCCACCTTGTCCGCCCACGCGGCGGAGGTGCAGGTCGCCGTGGCGGCCAATTTCACCGCGCCGATGCAGAAGATCGTCGCGGCCTTCGAGCGCGACACCGGGCACCGCGCGCTGGTCAGCTTCGGCGCCACCGGCAAGCTGTATGCGCAGGTCGTCAATGGCGCGCCCTTCGAAGTGTTCCTGGCCGCCGACGAACGCGCGCCGGCCCGTCTCGCCAATGAAGGCCATGCGCTCGCCGAGTCGCGCTTCACTTACGCCATCGGCCGCCTGGTGCTGTGGTCCCCGAAGGAAGGCTATGTCGACCGGGCCGGCGAGGTGCTGCGCCGTGGCGAGTTCCGCCACCTGGCCATCGCCAGTCCCAAGACCGCGCCCTATGGCGCCGCGGCGATGGAGGTGCTGGCGCGCATGGGGCTGACCGACGCGCTGCGCGGCAAGCTGGTGACTGGCGAGAACATCTCGCAGACCTACCAGTTCGTGTTTACCGGCAATGCGGAGCTGGGCTTCGTCGCGCTGTCGCAGGTGAGCGAGGACGGGCGCCTGAAGAGCGGTTCCGCCTGGGAGGTGCCGGCCGAGCTGCATGCCGAGATGCGCCAGGATGCGGTCATCCTCGCCAAGGGGCGGGACAATCCCGCGGCTGCGGCGCTGGTGGAATACCTGAAGGGCGAAACCGCGGCGGCCATCATCCGCGCCTACGGCTACTCGTTGTAA
- the modC gene encoding molybdenum ABC transporter ATP-binding protein: MNTSPGGGIRARCRVDWPGFTLDVDLDLPGRGVTALFGHSGSGKTTLLRCIAGLERGAGEVVFKGTPWQDSARATFVPTHQRPLGYVFQEASLFPHLSVRKNLAFGRRRVSGPHRVSLDHAVELLGIGHLLDRMPEGLSGGERQRVGIARALATSPELLLMDEPLAALDLKRKAEILPYLERLHDELDIPVLYVSHAPDEVARLADHVVLLENGRVVASGGLRETLARLDLPTAFSEDAGVVIEATVGAHDPHYHLTRLDFPGGSVFVAQRPEALGGRLRFRVHARDVSLAHERVEGTSITNLLPALVSEVAEADTPAHVLVRLEAEGTPLIARITRRSLDQLQIEPGRRMWAQIKAVALLG, encoded by the coding sequence ATGAACACGTCCCCGGGCGGCGGCATCCGCGCGCGCTGCCGGGTGGATTGGCCGGGCTTCACGCTGGATGTGGATCTCGACCTGCCCGGGCGCGGCGTGACCGCGCTGTTCGGCCACTCCGGCTCGGGCAAGACCACCCTGCTGCGCTGCATCGCGGGGCTGGAGCGCGGCGCCGGTGAAGTGGTCTTCAAGGGCACGCCCTGGCAGGACAGCGCACGTGCCACCTTCGTGCCGACCCATCAGCGCCCGCTGGGCTACGTGTTCCAGGAGGCCAGCCTCTTTCCCCATCTGTCGGTGCGCAAGAATCTCGCGTTCGGCCGCAGGCGCGTCAGCGGGCCGCACCGGGTGTCGCTCGATCACGCGGTGGAACTGCTGGGCATCGGCCACCTGCTCGACCGCATGCCGGAAGGCTTGTCGGGCGGCGAGCGCCAGCGCGTGGGCATTGCGCGCGCGCTGGCGACCAGCCCGGAACTGCTGCTGATGGACGAGCCGCTCGCGGCGCTCGACCTCAAGCGCAAGGCCGAGATCCTGCCCTACCTGGAGCGCCTGCACGACGAGCTGGACATCCCGGTGCTCTACGTCAGCCACGCGCCGGACGAGGTCGCGCGCCTGGCCGACCATGTGGTGCTGCTGGAGAACGGCCGCGTGGTCGCCAGCGGCGGCCTGCGCGAGACCCTGGCGCGTCTCGATCTGCCCACCGCCTTCTCGGAGGACGCCGGCGTGGTGATCGAGGCCACCGTCGGCGCCCACGACCCGCATTACCACCTGACCCGGCTGGATTTTCCCGGCGGCAGCGTGTTCGTCGCCCAACGTCCCGAGGCGCTCGGCGGCCGCCTGCGCTTCCGCGTGCATGCGCGCGACGTCAGCCTGGCGCACGAGCGGGTCGAGGGCACCAGCATCACCAACCTGCTGCCGGCGCTGGTCAGCGAGGTGGCCGAGGCCGACACCCCGGCGCACGTGCTGGTGCGCCTGGAGGCCGAGGGCACGCCGCTGATCGCGCGCATCACCCGGCGTTCGCTGGATCAGTTGCAGATCGAACCCGGGCGGCGCATGTGGGCGCAGATCAAGGCGGTGGCGCTGCTGGGCTGA
- the recD gene encoding exodeoxyribonuclease V subunit alpha — protein sequence MKTLHSHLPPDAPASFDLATGFAEHAVAWAARLGATAGAQAVLRRVAQQLAVAVSAGHVCLPLTRCADEDPAVVREHLLASGVAVSDRQASMPGSAHPLVIDAGGRLYLRRYFDLERNLAAALRARALDAGGAAAEDARLRELLDAFFPPRADGRPDRQKLAAALALLRRLAVISGGPGTGKTTTVAALLACLLSLQPNLRVALAAPTGKAAARMLEALRGRAERLPAELRERLPAEAWTVHRLLGVTPQAGRFRHRADNPLPFDVVVVDEASMLDLALAARLVDAVPPGARLILLGDKDQLAAVEAGAVFAELSAGSRFSAATGARLEALAGHAPTQAGEPGALADSVVWLTESHRFAADSGIGRLAAGINSGQGGATLAWLREAEDPAVRWLEDAERALAPAVLAHAEAGYGAFLDALRAGVDDPAAAFAAFDRFRVLAAVHEGPRGVRALNARLAQWLRAALVHPADRGPGSDWYPGRPVIVLRNDYLLGLFNGDIGLTLADAAGELQVWFPAPGGGYRALAPLRLPAHETAFALTVHKAQGSEFEEVLMVLPDADSPVLTRELLYTGVTRAAQRVAIAGSAPAFAAACGRRTERHSGLAARLSV from the coding sequence ATGAAAACCCTCCACAGCCATTTGCCGCCCGATGCCCCGGCCAGCTTCGATTTGGCCACCGGCTTTGCCGAGCACGCCGTGGCCTGGGCGGCGCGCCTGGGCGCCACGGCTGGCGCGCAAGCGGTGCTGCGCCGGGTGGCGCAGCAACTGGCCGTTGCGGTGAGCGCCGGGCATGTGTGCCTGCCGCTGACCCGATGCGCCGACGAGGACCCGGCAGTCGTACGCGAGCACTTGCTGGCCAGCGGCGTGGCGGTGAGTGACCGGCAGGCCAGCATGCCCGGCAGTGCGCATCCGCTGGTGATCGATGCCGGCGGCCGCCTGTATCTGCGCCGTTACTTCGACCTGGAGCGCAACCTGGCCGCTGCCTTACGCGCCCGGGCGCTGGATGCGGGCGGTGCGGCGGCTGAGGACGCGCGTCTGCGCGAACTGCTCGACGCTTTTTTCCCGCCGCGTGCCGATGGCCGCCCCGACCGGCAAAAGCTCGCCGCAGCGCTCGCCCTGCTGCGCCGCCTGGCGGTGATCAGCGGCGGACCGGGCACCGGCAAGACCACCACGGTGGCAGCGCTGCTCGCCTGCCTGCTCAGCCTGCAGCCGAATCTGCGTGTGGCGCTGGCCGCGCCCACCGGCAAGGCCGCCGCGCGCATGCTCGAAGCGCTGCGCGGTCGCGCCGAACGTCTGCCGGCCGAACTGCGCGAGCGTCTGCCCGCCGAGGCGTGGACGGTGCACCGCCTGCTCGGCGTCACCCCGCAGGCCGGGCGCTTCCGCCATCGCGCCGACAACCCGCTGCCCTTCGACGTGGTGGTGGTGGATGAAGCCTCGATGCTGGACCTCGCGCTCGCCGCCCGCCTGGTCGATGCGGTGCCGCCAGGCGCGCGCCTGATCCTGCTCGGCGACAAGGACCAGCTCGCGGCGGTGGAGGCCGGCGCGGTGTTCGCGGAGCTGTCGGCCGGCAGCCGCTTCTCGGCGGCTACCGGCGCGCGGCTGGAAGCGCTCGCCGGCCACGCGCCGACCCAAGCGGGCGAACCGGGGGCGCTCGCCGACAGCGTGGTGTGGCTGACCGAGAGCCACCGCTTCGCCGCCGATTCTGGCATCGGCCGGCTGGCCGCCGGGATCAACTCGGGCCAAGGCGGTGCCACGCTGGCCTGGCTGCGCGAGGCCGAGGATCCCGCGGTACGTTGGCTGGAAGACGCCGAGCGCGCGCTCGCGCCCGCCGTGCTGGCCCATGCCGAGGCCGGCTACGGCGCATTCCTGGATGCCCTGCGCGCGGGCGTCGACGATCCGGCAGCGGCCTTCGCCGCCTTCGACCGTTTCCGCGTGCTCGCCGCGGTGCACGAGGGGCCGCGCGGGGTGCGCGCGCTCAATGCGCGCCTCGCCCAGTGGCTGCGCGCCGCCCTCGTCCATCCGGCCGACCGCGGTCCGGGCAGCGACTGGTATCCGGGGCGCCCGGTGATCGTGCTGCGCAACGACTACCTGCTCGGACTGTTCAATGGCGACATCGGTCTCACGCTGGCCGATGCCGCCGGCGAACTGCAGGTCTGGTTCCCGGCGCCCGGCGGCGGCTACCGCGCACTCGCGCCGCTGCGCCTGCCGGCGCACGAGACCGCCTTCGCGCTTACCGTGCACAAGGCCCAGGGCTCGGAATTCGAGGAAGTGCTGATGGTGCTGCCGGACGCGGATTCGCCGGTGCTCACCCGCGAACTGCTGTACACCGGCGTCACCCGCGCCGCGCAGCGGGTGGCGATCGCCGGCAGTGCCCCGGCCTTCGCCGCCGCCTGCGGCCGGCGCACCGAGCGCCACTCAGGGCTGGCGGCGCGCCTGTCCGTATAG
- the modD gene encoding ModD protein translates to MSDCALSDDALYRLLADDVPAGDLTTETLGIGAAPARVEFRARGAMRACGTEEARRLFELAGATRCEVRAGSGTPVEAGALLLSAEGSAAALHRAWKTAQNLVEWMSGIATAAAAIVDAARPLAVACTRKNVPGTKALSVKAVRAGGAIVHRLGLSETLLVFAEHRLFIDAEPGATVRRLRALQPEKRAVVEVGDADEALAWAEAGAEILQLEKFPPDRLAALRERLQAAGLAPLLVATGGVGVRNAAAYASSGADMIATSAPYTAPPADVAVRFECAGKGGHHA, encoded by the coding sequence ATGAGCGACTGTGCCCTGTCCGACGATGCCCTGTACCGCCTGCTGGCCGACGACGTGCCGGCCGGCGATCTCACCACCGAGACGCTCGGCATCGGCGCGGCCCCGGCCCGCGTCGAGTTCCGCGCCCGGGGCGCGATGCGCGCCTGCGGCACCGAGGAAGCGCGCCGCCTGTTCGAGCTGGCCGGCGCCACGCGCTGCGAGGTACGGGCCGGCTCCGGCACGCCGGTCGAGGCCGGCGCCTTGCTGCTGAGCGCGGAAGGTTCGGCCGCCGCCTTGCACCGGGCGTGGAAGACCGCGCAGAACCTGGTCGAATGGATGAGCGGCATCGCCACCGCGGCCGCGGCCATCGTGGATGCCGCGCGCCCGCTGGCGGTGGCCTGCACGCGCAAGAACGTGCCCGGCACCAAGGCGCTGTCGGTCAAGGCGGTGCGCGCCGGCGGCGCCATCGTGCATCGTCTAGGCCTGTCCGAGACCCTGCTGGTGTTCGCCGAGCACCGCCTGTTCATCGACGCCGAGCCGGGCGCCACGGTGCGCCGCTTGCGCGCCCTGCAGCCGGAGAAGCGCGCAGTGGTCGAAGTGGGCGACGCGGACGAGGCGCTCGCCTGGGCCGAGGCCGGCGCCGAGATCCTGCAACTGGAGAAGTTCCCGCCGGACCGGCTGGCCGCGCTGCGCGAACGCCTGCAGGCCGCCGGCCTCGCCCCGCTGCTGGTGGCCACCGGCGGCGTGGGCGTGCGCAACGCCGCAGCCTATGCCTCGTCCGGTGCCGACATGATCGCTACCTCGGCGCCCTATACGGCGCCGCCCGCGGACGTGGCGGTACGCTTCGAGTGCGCGGGCAAGGGAGGGCACCATGCGTGA
- the modB gene encoding molybdate ABC transporter permease subunit, with protein sequence MLSDVDLAAIRLTLELATVTTVILLVVGTPIAWWLARTRSRWKGVVGAVVALPLVLPPTVLGFYLLVAMGPNGPVGRFTESLGLGTLPFTFPGLVVASVFYSLPFVVQPVQNAFEAVGERMLEAAATLRAGPWDTFFSVALPLARPGFVTAAVLGFAHTVGEFGVVLMIGGNIPEKTRVVSVQIYDHVEALEYAEAHMLSAGMLVFSFLVLLILYTRKGARAWK encoded by the coding sequence ATGCTGAGCGACGTCGACCTCGCCGCGATCCGCCTGACGCTGGAGCTGGCGACCGTCACCACGGTGATCCTGCTGGTGGTCGGCACGCCGATCGCCTGGTGGCTGGCACGCACCCGTTCCAGGTGGAAGGGGGTGGTCGGCGCGGTGGTGGCGCTGCCGCTGGTACTGCCGCCCACCGTGCTGGGCTTCTACCTGCTGGTGGCGATGGGGCCCAACGGGCCGGTCGGGCGCTTCACCGAGAGCCTGGGCCTGGGCACGCTGCCCTTCACCTTCCCCGGCCTGGTGGTGGCCTCGGTGTTCTATTCGCTGCCCTTCGTGGTGCAGCCGGTGCAGAACGCCTTCGAGGCGGTCGGCGAGCGCATGCTGGAAGCCGCCGCCACGCTGCGCGCGGGCCCCTGGGATACCTTCTTCAGTGTCGCCCTGCCGCTGGCGCGGCCCGGCTTCGTCACCGCCGCGGTGCTGGGTTTCGCCCATACGGTGGGCGAGTTCGGCGTGGTGCTGATGATAGGCGGCAACATTCCGGAGAAGACCCGCGTGGTGTCGGTGCAGATCTACGACCACGTCGAGGCGCTCGAATACGCCGAAGCCCATATGCTGTCCGCCGGCATGCTGGTCTTCAGCTTTCTGGTGCTGCTCATTCTCTACACTCGCAAGGGCGCGCGCGCATGGAAATGA
- a CDS encoding TOBE domain-containing protein, with the protein MKVSARNVFRGKVAATRPGSVNAEVDIDLGGGDRLVAVVTLASLEDLGLAPGSEVIALVKAPWVMVLTDASGVKLSARNNLAGTISAVAVGAVNAEVTIALPGGTEVMAVITRDAVNELGLKPGVAATAVIKASHVVLGVPV; encoded by the coding sequence ATGAAGGTCAGCGCCCGCAACGTCTTCCGCGGCAAGGTCGCCGCCACCCGTCCCGGCTCGGTGAATGCCGAAGTGGACATCGACCTGGGCGGCGGCGACCGCCTGGTGGCAGTGGTCACCCTCGCCAGCCTCGAGGACCTCGGCCTAGCCCCCGGCAGCGAGGTCATCGCCCTGGTCAAGGCACCCTGGGTGATGGTGCTCACCGACGCCTCGGGCGTGAAGCTCTCGGCACGCAACAATCTCGCCGGCACGATCAGCGCGGTGGCGGTGGGCGCGGTCAATGCCGAAGTCACCATCGCCCTTCCCGGCGGCACCGAGGTGATGGCGGTGATCACCCGTGACGCGGTCAACGAGCTCGGACTCAAGCCCGGGGTGGCGGCCACCGCGGTGATCAAGGCCTCGCACGTCGTGCTCGGCGTGCCGGTCTGA
- a CDS encoding MBL fold metallo-hydrolase codes for MLHCRTIPVTPFEQNCSLLWCDATGRAAVVDPGGDIERILAAVREEGVQVEKILITHGHIDHAGGTAALARQLKVPIEGPQEEDRFWIAGMPQQSKMFGFPDVDSFEPGRWLNDGDTVTVGAETLQVIHAPGHTPGHVVFFHPGSRLAIVGDVLFAGSIGRTDFPRGDHATLVASIRKKLFPLGDDVTFVPGHGPRSTFGQERAYNPYVADRA; via the coding sequence ATGCTTCACTGCCGCACCATCCCCGTCACCCCCTTCGAACAGAACTGCTCGCTGCTGTGGTGCGACGCCACCGGCCGCGCGGCGGTGGTCGATCCGGGCGGCGACATCGAGCGCATCCTCGCCGCCGTGCGCGAGGAAGGCGTGCAGGTCGAGAAGATCCTCATCACCCACGGCCACATCGACCATGCCGGCGGCACCGCTGCACTGGCGCGCCAGCTGAAGGTGCCGATCGAGGGCCCGCAGGAGGAAGACCGCTTCTGGATCGCCGGCATGCCGCAGCAGAGCAAGATGTTCGGCTTTCCCGACGTGGACAGCTTCGAGCCCGGGCGCTGGCTGAACGACGGCGACACGGTCACCGTGGGCGCGGAAACCCTGCAGGTCATCCATGCCCCGGGCCACACGCCGGGACACGTGGTGTTCTTCCACCCCGGCAGTCGCTTGGCCATCGTCGGTGACGTGCTGTTTGCCGGCTCCATCGGGCGTACCGACTTTCCGCGCGGCGATCATGCCACGCTGGTCGCCTCGATCCGCAAGAAACTCTTTCCGCTGGGCGACGATGTGACCTTTGTGCCCGGCCACGGTCCGCGCTCGACCTTCGGCCAAGAGCGCGCCTATAACCCATACGTAGCCGATCGCGCTTGA